A portion of the Halobacillus ihumii genome contains these proteins:
- the glyA gene encoding serine hydroxymethyltransferase has protein sequence MEHVKSTDAELFAAIKDEKDRQENNIELIASENFVSEAVMEAMGSVLTNKYAEGYPGRRYYGGCEHVDVVENLARDRAKELFGADHVNVQPHSGAQANMAVYFTVLKPGDKVLGMNLNHGGHLTHGSPVNFSGTLYDFEEYGVDQDNEQIDYDAVLAKAKEVKPKLIVAGASAYPREIDFAKFREIADEVGAYLLVDMAHIAGLVASGLHPNPIPHAQFVTTTTHKTLRGPRGGMIFCEEEFAKKIDKSVFPGMQGGPLMHVIASKAVSFKEALQPEFKQYSRQIIANAKQLGESLKKHGIRLVSDGTDNHLLLLDLQNLELTGKVAEKALDEVGITTNKNTIPFDPESPFVTSGIRIGTAAVTSRGFKEKEMEEVAEQIATTLKHHEDEAKLKEVAESVQKLTSRFPLYPSLLTTS, from the coding sequence ATGGAACATGTTAAATCAACTGATGCAGAACTATTCGCAGCAATTAAAGATGAAAAAGATCGTCAGGAAAACAATATTGAGCTGATTGCCTCAGAAAACTTCGTCTCAGAAGCCGTTATGGAGGCCATGGGCTCGGTGTTAACAAACAAGTACGCAGAAGGTTATCCAGGCCGTCGTTATTATGGCGGCTGTGAGCACGTAGACGTGGTCGAGAATCTAGCCAGAGACCGCGCTAAAGAACTATTTGGAGCGGATCATGTGAATGTTCAGCCGCATTCTGGTGCTCAAGCGAACATGGCCGTTTACTTTACGGTTCTTAAGCCTGGAGATAAAGTGCTTGGCATGAACTTGAACCATGGCGGTCACTTGACTCACGGCAGCCCTGTGAACTTTAGTGGTACACTGTATGATTTTGAAGAATATGGCGTCGATCAGGATAACGAACAAATTGATTACGATGCTGTTTTGGCCAAAGCGAAAGAGGTAAAGCCAAAGCTGATTGTTGCCGGGGCAAGTGCCTATCCGCGTGAAATTGATTTTGCCAAATTCCGTGAGATTGCTGATGAAGTAGGGGCGTATCTGCTCGTTGATATGGCTCACATCGCAGGATTAGTTGCATCAGGATTGCATCCAAATCCAATTCCACACGCTCAATTTGTTACGACAACGACTCACAAGACATTGCGCGGTCCACGTGGCGGCATGATCTTTTGTGAAGAAGAATTTGCAAAGAAAATTGATAAATCCGTATTCCCGGGTATGCAAGGCGGCCCGCTTATGCATGTGATTGCATCCAAAGCTGTCTCCTTTAAGGAAGCGTTGCAACCGGAATTCAAACAATATTCCCGCCAAATTATCGCCAATGCTAAACAGCTGGGCGAATCGCTTAAGAAGCATGGTATTCGTCTCGTATCTGACGGAACAGATAATCACCTATTGCTGCTTGACTTGCAGAACCTTGAATTGACAGGAAAAGTAGCCGAGAAGGCGCTTGATGAAGTCGGCATTACGACTAATAAAAATACCATTCCATTTGATCCGGAAAGCCCATTTGTTACGAGCGGAATCCGTATCGGTACTGCCGCTGTAACAAGCCGTGGCTTTAAAGAGAAAGAAATGGAAGAAGTGGCTGAGCAGATTGCCACAACGCTGAAACATCATGAGGATGAAGCGAAATTGAAGGAAGTTGCTGAAAGTGTTCAGAAGCTGACGTCTCGCTTCCCGCTTTATCCTTCATTGCTTACGACTTCTTAA
- the upp gene encoding uracil phosphoribosyltransferase: MGNVYVLDHPLIQHKLTYIRKNETGTKDFRQLVDEVAALMAFEITRDLPLEDVKIDTPVVNNAKAQVLTGKKIGLVPILRAGLGMVDGIIKLIPAAKVGHVGLYRDPETLQPVEYYVKLPSDIEERELIVIDPMLATGGSANEAIQSLKKRGARQIRLMCLVAAPEGVEAVQEAHPDVDIYLAAMDERLNEKGYIEPGLGDAGDRLFGTK, translated from the coding sequence ATGGGAAATGTATACGTATTGGACCATCCATTAATTCAACACAAGTTGACGTACATAAGAAAAAATGAAACAGGAACGAAGGATTTTCGCCAATTAGTGGACGAAGTCGCCGCGCTGATGGCATTTGAAATCACTCGTGATTTACCGCTTGAGGATGTAAAAATTGATACCCCGGTAGTCAATAACGCTAAAGCTCAAGTGCTGACAGGCAAAAAAATTGGTCTAGTACCGATCCTGCGCGCCGGTCTCGGCATGGTTGATGGAATTATTAAACTGATTCCAGCTGCGAAAGTGGGACACGTCGGTCTTTACCGCGATCCGGAAACACTGCAGCCCGTGGAATACTATGTCAAACTTCCAAGTGATATCGAAGAACGTGAATTGATCGTCATCGATCCGATGCTTGCTACAGGCGGGTCAGCCAATGAAGCGATCCAGTCACTGAAGAAACGCGGTGCCCGTCAAATCCGCCTCATGTGTCTTGTAGCCGCTCCTGAAGGCGTAGAAGCGGTGCAAGAAGCACATCCTGACGTTGATATTTATCTGGCAGCGATGGACGAACGGTTAAATGAAAAAGGCTACATCGAACCAGGCTTAGGTGACGCCGGCGACCGCCTGTTCGGCACGAAGTAA
- the wecB gene encoding non-hydrolyzing UDP-N-acetylglucosamine 2-epimerase, producing the protein MSNRIKVMTIFGTRPEAIKMAPLVLELKKRSEQFEPIVTVTAQHRQMLDQVLNIFSIEPDYDLNIMKDRQTLTAVTARALEGLDDVMKKTEPDVVLVHGDTTTTFAASLAAYYNQIPVGHVEAGLRTWNKYSPFPEEMNRQLTGVMADLHFAPTDKSRDNLLAENKPEDHIFVTGNTAIDALNTTVDHEYTHEVLDQLGDKRLVLMTAHRRENLGSNMEQMFRAIKRLVETHDDVQVVYPVHLNPVVQETADHILGNDERIKLIKPLDVIDFHNFASRAHLILTDSGGVQEEAPSLGVPVLVLRDTTERPEGIEAGTLKLAGTDEDYIFNLANELLSDTNKHEAMAQASNPYGDGQASARIAEAIRYFFKQREDKPARFETQ; encoded by the coding sequence ATGTCTAACCGCATTAAAGTGATGACGATTTTCGGGACGCGCCCTGAAGCGATCAAAATGGCGCCGCTCGTTTTAGAATTAAAAAAAAGGTCAGAGCAATTTGAGCCTATCGTCACGGTAACAGCTCAGCACAGACAGATGCTTGACCAAGTGTTGAATATTTTCAGCATTGAACCCGATTACGATTTAAACATTATGAAGGATCGTCAAACGCTGACAGCTGTCACAGCACGAGCGCTTGAGGGGCTTGACGACGTCATGAAGAAAACGGAGCCGGATGTTGTGCTTGTTCATGGCGATACGACGACAACGTTTGCTGCCTCGCTTGCCGCTTATTACAATCAAATTCCGGTCGGGCATGTGGAAGCAGGCTTGAGGACGTGGAATAAATATTCGCCATTTCCGGAAGAGATGAACCGCCAGCTGACCGGAGTCATGGCAGATCTTCATTTTGCTCCGACGGATAAATCCCGGGACAATTTGCTGGCTGAGAACAAGCCGGAAGATCATATTTTTGTGACGGGGAATACGGCTATTGATGCATTGAATACGACAGTGGATCATGAGTATACTCACGAAGTGCTCGATCAGTTAGGTGACAAACGACTCGTTCTGATGACGGCCCATCGCCGTGAAAACCTTGGTAGCAACATGGAGCAAATGTTCCGCGCGATTAAGAGATTAGTGGAAACCCACGACGATGTACAGGTAGTTTATCCTGTGCACCTCAATCCGGTGGTGCAGGAAACCGCTGATCACATTTTAGGCAATGATGAGCGCATTAAGCTGATCAAGCCGCTGGATGTGATTGATTTTCACAATTTTGCTTCAAGAGCTCATCTGATTTTGACCGATTCCGGCGGGGTGCAGGAGGAAGCACCATCTCTTGGTGTGCCTGTGCTCGTTTTGCGCGACACAACAGAGCGCCCGGAAGGCATTGAAGCGGGGACACTGAAGCTCGCAGGTACAGATGAGGATTACATTTTTAATTTGGCCAACGAACTTCTGTCAGATACGAATAAGCATGAAGCGATGGCGCAAGCTTCAAATCCGTATGGGGATGGGCAAGCGTCCGCCCGCATTGCTGAAGCGATCCGCTACTTTTTCAAGCAGCGTGAAGATAAACCTGCTCGATTTGAAACACAATAA
- the prfA gene encoding peptide chain release factor 1, whose product MIERLQTLEDRYEKLNELLSDPEVISDTDKLREYSKEQSGLAGTVTAYREYKEVTGQLDDAKVMLEDSLDDDMEEMVKEEISELSDRKQELEERLKVLMLPKDPNDDKNVIMEVRGAAGGDEAALFAADLYRMYARYAESQGWKTEVIEANANDVGGYKEIIFMINGDRAFSKMKFENGAHRVQRVPETESGGRIHTSTATVVVMPEAEEVEVEVHDKDIRVDTFASSGPGGQSVNTTMSAVRLTHEPTGIVVSCQDEKSQIKNKEKAMKVLRARIYDKVQREQQAEYDESRKSAVGTGDRSERIRTYNFPQTRVTDHRIGLTLQKLDQVLQGNMEEIIEALLIEEQTKKLESIGE is encoded by the coding sequence TTGATCGAACGTTTGCAAACACTTGAAGATCGTTATGAAAAATTAAATGAATTACTTAGTGATCCGGAAGTGATTTCGGATACGGATAAACTGCGTGAATACTCTAAAGAACAGTCCGGGCTTGCGGGAACGGTGACCGCCTATCGTGAATACAAGGAAGTGACCGGACAGCTTGACGATGCGAAGGTTATGCTTGAGGACAGCCTTGATGATGACATGGAAGAGATGGTCAAAGAGGAAATCAGCGAGCTTTCAGATCGAAAACAGGAACTGGAAGAGCGTTTGAAAGTCCTTATGCTTCCGAAAGATCCGAACGATGATAAAAACGTCATTATGGAAGTACGCGGAGCAGCTGGGGGAGATGAAGCCGCTCTATTTGCGGCTGATCTTTACCGCATGTATGCAAGATATGCGGAATCTCAGGGCTGGAAAACAGAAGTTATTGAGGCGAATGCCAATGATGTGGGCGGCTATAAAGAGATCATTTTCATGATTAATGGGGATCGTGCCTTTTCAAAAATGAAGTTTGAAAATGGCGCCCATCGTGTGCAGCGTGTCCCGGAGACGGAATCGGGCGGACGGATTCATACGTCCACTGCGACTGTTGTGGTTATGCCTGAAGCTGAAGAAGTTGAGGTAGAAGTGCACGATAAGGATATTCGGGTCGACACGTTTGCTTCTAGTGGACCAGGCGGGCAAAGTGTAAATACGACGATGTCTGCTGTCCGTTTGACGCACGAACCGACAGGGATTGTCGTTTCCTGTCAGGATGAAAAGTCGCAGATTAAAAACAAGGAAAAAGCGATGAAAGTGCTACGGGCTCGTATTTATGATAAAGTTCAGCGTGAGCAACAGGCTGAGTACGATGAGAGCCGTAAATCAGCAGTTGGAACGGGTGACCGTTCAGAGCGAATTCGTACGTATAACTTCCCGCAAACACGTGTGACGGACCACCGTATCGGCTTAACGCTGCAGAAACTTGATCAAGTGCTGCAAGGTAATATGGAAGAAATCATCGAAGCCTTGTTAATTGAAGAGCAGACGAAGAAGCTGGAGTCTATCGGTGAGTAA
- a CDS encoding manganese efflux pump MntP family protein gives MIEQAASLVLLSFALGMDAFSVSLGMGMQAVRLKHAFFAGIVVGLFHMFMPGLGIILGAWLSSNASTWAAVAGGFLLFGLGCYTIFASFAEKRSAAHSLVGAGLWIFAISVSIDSFPVGFSLGLHQTAIIVSVLSFGVVSAVMTWAGFVLGRRASGLLGTYSELLGGSILCALGLYAIF, from the coding sequence ATGATCGAACAAGCTGCTTCATTAGTATTGCTGTCATTTGCGCTTGGTATGGATGCTTTCTCTGTATCTCTCGGAATGGGGATGCAGGCGGTAAGGCTTAAGCATGCTTTTTTTGCTGGAATTGTTGTCGGGTTATTTCATATGTTTATGCCAGGTCTTGGAATCATTTTGGGTGCCTGGTTATCATCCAATGCCAGTACGTGGGCTGCTGTGGCAGGAGGATTCTTGTTATTCGGACTTGGCTGTTATACTATTTTTGCATCATTTGCAGAAAAACGTTCTGCTGCCCATTCCCTCGTTGGCGCCGGATTATGGATTTTTGCAATTAGTGTTAGCATAGACAGCTTTCCTGTCGGGTTTAGCCTTGGTCTTCACCAGACAGCGATCATCGTTTCTGTGCTTTCCTTTGGGGTGGTCAGCGCTGTCATGACATGGGCTGGTTTTGTGCTGGGAAGAAGGGCAAGCGGTCTGCTTGGCACCTACAGTGAACTATTAGGGGGAAGCATATTGTGCGCGCTTGGCCTTTATGCAATTTTCTAA
- the spoIIR gene encoding stage II sporulation protein R, producing the protein MRKIILAATAVLLSLSILPWGDMSSASSSSSYKVIPDEAIRLRILADSNEEKAQELKRDVRDAVNAEITTWVEDLTSIDAARALIQSRLQEIDTIVKETIEQSEMTQRYQVEYGKQVEFPTKLYGSYIYPAGEYEAILITLGEGEGDNWWCVLFPPLCFLDFSNGATVAHAEEKEADQKQEETSKETAEPEKQEVEFFLVKLWNKIVS; encoded by the coding sequence ATGAGAAAAATAATTCTGGCTGCAACAGCCGTTTTACTGAGTCTATCAATTCTACCTTGGGGAGACATGAGTAGTGCTTCCTCAAGCTCTTCATATAAAGTGATTCCTGACGAAGCGATTCGGCTTCGGATTCTGGCAGATAGTAATGAAGAAAAAGCCCAGGAGTTAAAGCGTGACGTTCGTGATGCAGTCAACGCGGAAATTACGACCTGGGTAGAGGATCTGACTTCGATTGATGCGGCGCGAGCCTTGATTCAATCCCGACTTCAGGAAATAGATACGATTGTAAAAGAAACGATTGAACAGTCAGAGATGACACAGCGCTATCAAGTGGAATATGGCAAGCAGGTGGAGTTTCCGACAAAGCTTTACGGCTCCTACATTTATCCGGCAGGTGAATATGAAGCAATTCTGATCACGCTTGGTGAAGGAGAGGGCGACAACTGGTGGTGTGTGTTGTTCCCGCCACTTTGTTTTCTGGATTTCTCCAATGGAGCAACCGTAGCTCACGCTGAAGAGAAAGAAGCGGATCAGAAACAGGAAGAAACATCAAAAGAAACAGCTGAGCCTGAGAAGCAGGAAGTGGAATTCTTTCTCGTAAAACTTTGGAATAAAATCGTCTCCTAG
- a CDS encoding L-threonylcarbamoyladenylate synthase → MNKSTQHWKLSTHVSEDDEAIIEAAELLKQQQVVAFPTETVYGLGGDATNATAVQRIFDAKGRPADNPLIVHVADQSQVEKLVTEIPPIARQLIEQFWPGPLTLILPSNDAAAENVTAGLPTVGIRMPDHPVALSILKAAGTPLAAPSANRSGRPSPTEAVHVAQDLDGRIAGIVDGGPTGVGLESTVLDCTAEIPMILRPGGVTKEDLQPLIPDVIVDPALAAQGSKPKSPGMKYTHYAPEAPLWLVEGDGSFFQDQINQLQAVDKRVGVMASHELADELDHSQILRCGSRENLDEVAGNLYGALRQFKKADVDVILCEVFPDHGVGAAVMNRLSKAAVQKVIQ, encoded by the coding sequence ATGAATAAATCAACACAACATTGGAAGCTATCCACACATGTATCAGAAGATGATGAGGCCATTATAGAGGCTGCTGAGCTGCTCAAGCAGCAACAGGTTGTGGCTTTCCCGACCGAAACGGTGTATGGTCTCGGAGGAGATGCTACGAATGCCACCGCTGTTCAACGGATTTTTGATGCAAAAGGACGCCCGGCCGATAATCCGTTAATCGTTCATGTGGCCGACCAATCACAGGTAGAAAAACTTGTTACTGAAATTCCGCCTATTGCCCGTCAGTTGATCGAACAGTTTTGGCCGGGTCCATTAACATTGATCCTGCCGAGCAATGATGCAGCTGCTGAAAATGTCACGGCTGGACTGCCGACGGTTGGCATCCGCATGCCTGACCACCCTGTGGCGTTAAGTATTTTAAAAGCTGCCGGCACTCCTTTAGCGGCCCCTAGTGCCAATCGTTCAGGAAGACCGAGCCCAACCGAAGCGGTTCATGTGGCACAGGACCTCGACGGGCGAATCGCCGGTATTGTTGATGGGGGACCAACGGGAGTCGGGCTTGAATCCACAGTGCTCGATTGCACAGCTGAGATCCCGATGATTCTTCGGCCAGGTGGGGTAACAAAAGAAGATTTGCAGCCATTGATCCCTGATGTGATTGTGGATCCGGCTTTAGCTGCTCAAGGGTCTAAGCCGAAATCACCCGGCATGAAATATACCCACTATGCTCCAGAGGCACCGCTTTGGCTTGTTGAAGGGGATGGTTCATTTTTTCAAGATCAAATTAACCAGCTGCAGGCTGTGGATAAACGCGTTGGTGTGATGGCAAGTCATGAATTGGCGGACGAGCTGGACCATTCACAAATTCTACGCTGTGGCTCAAGAGAAAACTTGGACGAAGTGGCCGGGAATCTTTATGGTGCACTGCGGCAATTTAAAAAAGCGGACGTTGATGTTATCTTATGTGAAGTTTTTCCAGACCATGGAGTAGGCGCTGCTGTCATGAATCGTTTGTCAAAAGCGGCTGTCCAAAAAGTTATCCAGTAA
- the rpiB gene encoding ribose 5-phosphate isomerase B gives MKVILASDHGGVNLRREVADVLDELHIEFEDMGCDCETSVDYPDYAIPAAERVASGEFDKGILICGTGIGMSISANKVKGIRAALVHDLFTAKATREHNNSNMLCMGERVIGPGLAKEIARTWLETDYEGGRHDNRVGKITEYEGKA, from the coding sequence ATGAAAGTGATTCTAGCATCCGACCATGGCGGGGTAAACTTACGCCGCGAAGTAGCAGACGTACTTGATGAATTACATATTGAATTCGAGGATATGGGCTGCGATTGTGAAACATCCGTAGACTATCCCGATTATGCGATTCCAGCCGCAGAGCGAGTAGCGAGCGGTGAATTCGATAAAGGCATTTTGATTTGCGGGACAGGCATCGGCATGTCCATCTCTGCAAATAAAGTGAAGGGAATACGTGCTGCCCTTGTACATGATCTGTTTACGGCAAAAGCTACGCGTGAACATAATAATTCGAACATGCTTTGCATGGGCGAGCGTGTCATTGGACCGGGTTTAGCGAAAGAAATTGCCCGCACATGGCTTGAGACGGATTATGAAGGCGGCCGTCACGATAATCGTGTAGGAAAAATTACCGAATATGAAGGAAAAGCGTAA
- a CDS encoding thymidine kinase, giving the protein MYVMKQSGWVEVICGSMFSGKSEELIRRVRRATYGNLSVRVFKPVIDNRYKEDSIVSHNGTSVLARPVAESLEILKEVSNEVDIVGIDEVQFFDDNIVEVVECLADRGIRVIVAGLDTDFRGEPFGKVPELMALSESVTKLNAICPVCGSPASRTQRLIDGEPASYDDPIILVGASESYEPRCRHHHEVPNKPRQAQVKAHAEKHA; this is encoded by the coding sequence GTGTATGTAATGAAACAGAGCGGATGGGTTGAAGTGATCTGTGGAAGTATGTTCAGCGGGAAATCAGAAGAATTGATTCGCCGCGTACGCCGAGCTACATATGGCAACTTGTCTGTTCGTGTATTTAAACCCGTCATTGATAATCGATATAAAGAGGATTCCATCGTTTCTCACAATGGAACTTCTGTACTTGCAAGACCAGTTGCAGAATCGTTGGAAATCCTCAAAGAAGTCAGTAATGAGGTCGATATTGTAGGTATCGATGAAGTGCAGTTTTTTGATGATAACATTGTGGAAGTTGTAGAATGCCTGGCTGATCGCGGCATTCGTGTTATCGTTGCAGGGCTGGATACGGATTTCCGTGGTGAACCGTTTGGCAAGGTCCCTGAATTGATGGCATTGAGTGAAAGTGTTACGAAGTTGAATGCAATTTGCCCTGTGTGCGGTTCTCCGGCTAGTCGAACGCAGCGCTTGATCGATGGCGAACCTGCTTCCTATGATGACCCCATTATTTTAGTTGGAGCTTCTGAATCGTACGAGCCCAGATGCCGCCACCATCATGAGGTCCCAAATAAACCCAGGCAAGCGCAAGTGAAGGCTCACGCCGAAAAACACGCATAA
- a CDS encoding type B 50S ribosomal protein L31 gives MKAGIHPEYRKVVFLDTSSDFKFIAGSTQGSDETIEWEDGNTYPLIRVEISSASHPFYTGKQKADKAGGRVDRFKKKYNLS, from the coding sequence ATGAAAGCAGGAATTCATCCAGAATACCGTAAAGTTGTATTCCTTGATACAAGTTCTGATTTCAAATTTATCGCTGGATCTACACAAGGATCTGACGAAACAATCGAATGGGAAGATGGGAACACTTACCCGCTTATCCGTGTTGAAATTAGTTCTGCGTCTCATCCGTTCTACACAGGCAAACAAAAAGCTGACAAAGCTGGCGGCCGTGTGGATCGCTTCAAGAAAAAATATAACCTTTCATAA
- a CDS encoding low molecular weight protein arginine phosphatase: MNLLFVCTGNTCRSPMAEALLRFKYNDVEVRSAGIFAGSGQPLSEGSEHVLSEVGLSFNHSSTPITQEIIDWSDLVLTMTDKHKQTLALQYPEDHTKFFTLKEYVLIDEAQWQDLKELYTTFEEKRSWILSNLQDNLTEAEIETQLREELADEIERIQQLESDIPNLNITDPFGKNVKVYRETRDELNRHIDLLVEKLKEH, translated from the coding sequence ATGAATCTATTATTTGTATGTACAGGGAACACATGCCGCAGTCCAATGGCTGAGGCTCTTTTAAGGTTTAAATACAATGATGTGGAAGTTCGCTCGGCTGGTATTTTTGCAGGTTCAGGGCAGCCGTTGTCGGAAGGGTCAGAGCATGTGCTCAGTGAAGTTGGATTATCCTTCAACCATTCCTCAACACCAATCACCCAGGAGATCATTGATTGGTCTGACCTTGTGTTAACGATGACAGACAAACATAAGCAGACCTTAGCTCTTCAGTATCCAGAAGACCATACGAAGTTCTTCACATTAAAGGAATATGTCCTGATCGATGAGGCACAATGGCAGGATCTGAAGGAACTTTACACCACTTTTGAGGAAAAACGATCATGGATTCTAAGCAATCTGCAGGACAACTTGACAGAAGCTGAAATAGAGACCCAGCTGAGGGAAGAACTGGCCGATGAAATCGAAAGGATTCAGCAGCTTGAAAGTGATATTCCGAACTTGAATATAACCGATCCTTTTGGAAAAAATGTCAAAGTGTACAGAGAAACCAGAGATGAGCTAAACAGGCACATTGATCTGCTGGTGGAGAAGCTGAAAGAGCATTAA
- the prmC gene encoding peptide chain release factor N(5)-glutamine methyltransferase has product MSKVSFTTIGEVRRWASLFLQENGREVRVADLLLEDMLNLSFSQLLAYERDPFPEAVKPSFIRAIKDHAETGVPVQHLIGKAPFYGREFIVNESVLIPRPETEELVLGTLERMQSKTQLKSPLVADLGTGSGIIAVTMKLEEPASQLVATDLSADALETARKNAEALEADVAFFQGDFLEPIKQQPIDVLISNPPYISRAEKLQDTVKNFDPELALFADDDGLAAYQTIVDQIVRFKLSPRLIAFEIGHEQGEAVKTIIESRLPDYRVGIKQDINQKDRMIFAELV; this is encoded by the coding sequence GTGAGTAAGGTATCGTTTACGACCATTGGAGAAGTCCGACGCTGGGCTTCTCTTTTTTTACAGGAAAATGGTCGGGAAGTGAGAGTCGCTGACTTGCTGCTTGAAGATATGCTGAATCTGAGTTTCTCCCAACTGCTGGCTTATGAACGAGATCCTTTTCCTGAAGCTGTGAAACCCTCCTTTATCCGAGCGATCAAGGACCATGCGGAAACGGGCGTCCCCGTACAGCACCTGATTGGTAAAGCCCCGTTTTATGGAAGAGAGTTCATAGTTAACGAGTCTGTCCTCATACCGAGGCCGGAAACAGAGGAACTTGTGTTAGGTACGCTGGAAAGGATGCAATCGAAGACTCAACTGAAGTCTCCTCTCGTGGCAGACCTCGGGACGGGCAGCGGGATTATTGCGGTTACGATGAAGCTTGAGGAGCCTGCAAGTCAACTAGTAGCGACAGACCTTTCAGCAGATGCACTTGAGACAGCCAGAAAGAATGCGGAAGCGCTTGAGGCTGATGTTGCTTTTTTTCAGGGAGATTTTCTAGAGCCGATCAAACAGCAGCCTATTGATGTTCTAATATCGAATCCGCCCTATATTTCACGTGCAGAGAAACTTCAGGATACGGTGAAAAATTTTGACCCTGAATTGGCGCTTTTTGCTGATGATGATGGGTTAGCCGCTTATCAAACGATCGTGGATCAGATCGTCCGTTTTAAGTTATCCCCAAGGTTGATTGCTTTTGAAATTGGCCACGAACAAGGCGAAGCGGTTAAAACGATCATCGAAAGCAGGCTCCCAGATTATCGTGTTGGAATCAAGCAGGATATCAATCAAAAAGATCGGATGATTTTTGCAGAATTAGTCTAA
- a CDS encoding TIGR01440 family protein has translation MQTIQQEVSTVVRQLLESGHIKKGSLLVVGCSTSEIAGERIGTSGSEAIAEVVYNEWHKLTEQKGIDLAFQCCEHLNRSLVIERSVQKDRRCQEVSAVPVAEAGGSMASYAFKHMNDPVLVEAVEADAGVDIGDTLIGMHLKRVAVPLRLDQNSIGHAHVTVACTRPPLIGGCRAVYELEK, from the coding sequence ATTCAAACGATTCAACAAGAGGTATCTACCGTTGTCCGACAACTACTCGAGAGCGGACACATAAAAAAAGGTAGTCTTCTCGTCGTTGGCTGCTCAACAAGTGAAATAGCTGGCGAAAGAATTGGGACTTCCGGTAGTGAAGCCATTGCCGAAGTGGTGTATAATGAATGGCATAAGCTCACAGAACAGAAAGGGATCGATCTAGCGTTTCAATGTTGTGAACATTTAAATCGTTCACTTGTTATCGAACGTTCCGTGCAGAAGGATCGTCGCTGCCAGGAAGTTTCCGCTGTACCTGTTGCGGAAGCGGGCGGTTCAATGGCGTCCTATGCTTTCAAACATATGAACGATCCTGTTTTAGTAGAAGCGGTTGAAGCCGATGCAGGTGTTGACATCGGAGACACGTTAATAGGCATGCATTTGAAGCGAGTCGCTGTACCGCTTCGCCTTGACCAGAATTCAATTGGACACGCACATGTCACGGTTGCCTGCACACGTCCGCCACTCATCGGCGGCTGCAGAGCGGTTTACGAACTTGAAAAGTAA